Proteins found in one Plectropomus leopardus isolate mb chromosome 9, YSFRI_Pleo_2.0, whole genome shotgun sequence genomic segment:
- the LOC121947958 gene encoding sodium bicarbonate transporter-like protein 11 isoform X1, translated as MKTKKEAEEMPGVTVNRFSEDAPSTGRSKNGYVFQEMELKDGEQENCEQDSPTKDHIYDNQIQISVSDPESPGFGLLNTTRKYVKPMNFQEEVRAHRDLDGFLAQASILLDEKAATLDEVLKRMLIHVVDEGHESCDPDKVMNSMFTDAGGKEFNVHLLSETIQGVTATSTGIRYQQSWLCILSSVKSLQRRHVCIARLERPQNWGVNCCEARYVILILAPPRTKSTKTAIELGRTFATMFSDISFRQKLLEAKTQEEFKQELVYQRQQLSVITEKPVLEEVEESDPRKGKPLKCKDFFKVGKGIYDDLRRRLPLYPSDFTDGITGKDRCLLKYTTTAIFLYIAILLPAIAFGSLNDESTRGEIDVQKTIVGQSIGGVIYSLFAGSPLVIPLTTAPLAIFISVIRGICDDYDLDFDAFYACIGLWNSLFLILGGLFNVSLFMKLFKRSTEEVIALFISIAFVGDAVKGTIKIFHHFYHGPILATTNSTVVLQQIKEILEKANNQTGNMLEYHNETAPLMGHAEEHMSVFLPESLVVTTRERPILCLLLMLGTLWLGYALYLIKRSPYLNDKIREVVSDCALPISVVIFSFIGSYLFLDIQLPVFSVHDGPVFNFPPFDKLSGLNTLSAVGLGFLLALLIFIDQNIVISLTHVPEHKLLKGTAFHWDLMLTGFINILMSCLGLPWMHAAFPHSSLHARQLAKVEQHVENGHLYTTIVSVKETRLTSLAANILIGLSAFMLPIPLQWIPKPVLYGLFLYIAATSLDGNQMVDRMALLLKEQTSYPPTHYIRRVPQRKVHYFTGVQMIQLIILCAFGMYPLPYMKMVFPLLMILLVPIRTSLLPRIIDAKYLDIMDAQHM; from the exons aCGCTCCGTCCACCGGGAGGTCCAAGAATGGATATGTTTTCCAAGAGATGG AGCTGAAGGACGGGGAACAGGAGAACTGTGAACAGGACTCACCCACCAAGGATCACATCTATGACAACCAGATCCAGAtcagtgtttcag ATCCTGAATCTCCAGGGTTTGGGCTTCTGAACACAACAAGAAAA TATGTGAAGCCGATGAACTTCCAGGAGGAAGTACGTGCCCACAGAGACCTGGACGGCTTCCTGGCCCAGGCGAGCATCCTTTTGGATGAGAAAGCTGCCACACTGGACGAGGTCCTGAAGCGAATGCTAATTCATGTAGTGGATGAAGGCCACGAGAGCTGCGATCCTGACAAGGTCATGAACTCGATGTTCACAGACGCAGGAGGGAAGGAGTTTAATG TTCACCTTCTGTCAGAGACCATTCAGGGTGTGACGGCCACTTCCACTGGCATTCGTTACCAGCAGTCCTGGCTCTGTATTCT CTCCAGTGTGAAGAGCCTGCAGAGACGTCATGTCTGCATCGCCCGTCTGGAGAGGCCACAGAACTGGGGAGTCAACTGCTGCGAGGCCCGCTATGTCATCCTCATCCTGGCCCCCCCTCGAACG AAAAGCACCAAGACAGCCATCGAGCTTGGCAGAACATTTGCCACGATGTTCTCTGACATTTCCTTCAGACAGAAGCTTCTGGAGGCCAAAACTCAGGAGGAGTTTAAACAGGAGCTGGTGTACCAGCGACAGCAGCTCTCTGTAATCACTGAGAAGCCAGTCTTAGAGGAAGTGGAGGAGTCAGATCCACGTAAAGGGAAACCACTCAAG TGCAAAGATTTCTTTAAAGTTGGTAAAGGCATTTATGATGATCTGCGTCGCAGACTCCCCCTCTACCCCTCAGACTTCACAGATG GTATAACTGGAAAGGACCGCTGTCTACTGAAGTACACTACCACTGCCATTTTCCTCTACATCGCCATTCTGCTGCCTGCCATCGCCTTTGGCTCACTGAATGATGAAAGCACGAGAGGAGAGATAG atgtTCAGAAGACCATTGTCGGTCAAAGCATTGGAGGAGTGATCTATTCTTTGTTTGCCGGCTCACCACTCGTCATTCCACTGACCACTGCACCTCTGGCTATCTTCATAAGTG TGATCAGGGGAATCTGCGACGACTACGACCTTGACTTTGACGCTTTCTATGCCTGCATTGGTTTATGGAACAGTCTGTTCCTCATCCTCGGAGGCTTATTCAATGTCAGCCTGTTTATGAAGCTCTTCAAACG CTCGACAGAAGAAGTTATTGCGCTGTTCATCTCCATAGCGTTTGTCGGGGATGCAGTGAAAGGCACCATCAAAA TTTTTCACCACTTCTACCACGGGCCCATACTGGCGACCACAAACAGCACGGTGGTGCTTCAGCAGATTAAAGAGATTCTAGAGAAGGCGAACAACCAGACGGGAAACATGCTCGAGTATCATAACGAGACCGCGCCGCTGATGGGACACGCAGAGGAACACATGTCAGTCTTCCTGCCCGAGTCTCTGGTGGTGACCACAAGGGAAAGACCCATCCTCTGTCTGCTGCTCATGCTGGGGACTCTGTGGCTGGGCTACGCCCTCTACCTCATCAAGAGGAG CCCGTATCTGAATGACAAAATCAGAGAGGTGGTGTCTGACTGCGCTCTGCCGATCTCTGTGGTGATATTCTCCTTCATTGGCTCCTACCTCTTCCTTGACATACAGC TTCCTGTGTTCAGTGTCCACGATGGCCCTGTCTTCAACTTCCCTCCATTTGATAAGCTGTCAGGACTGAACACGCTGAGCGCAGTCGGACTGGGTTTCCTCCTCGCTTTGCTCATCTTTATCGACCAGAACATCGTCATCTCACTCACGCACGTACCAGAACACAA GTTGCTAAAAGGCACAGCGTTCCACTGGGACTTAATGCTGACTGGCTTCATCAACATCCTCATGTCCTGTCTGGGGTTGCCATGGATGCACGCTGCCTTCCCACATTCCTCCCTGCACGCCCGTCAGCTGGCCAAAGTGGAACAGCACGTAGAGAACGGACACCTCTACACGAC AATTGTCAGTGTGAAGGAGACACGTCTGACCTCGCTGGCAGCTAACATCCTGATCGGCCTGTCTGCGTTCATGCTGCCCATTCCCCTGCAGTGGATCCCCAAGCCCGTCCTCTACGGCCTCTTCCTCTACATCGCAGCCACTTCGCTTGATGGGAACCAGATGGTGGACCGCATGGCCCTGCTGCTGAAGGAACAG ACCTCTTATCCTCCCACTCACTACATTCGCCGCGTGCCTCAGAGGAAGGTCCACTACTTCACAGGGGTTCAGATGATCCAGCTGATCATCCTGTGTGCATTTGGGATGTATCCGCTGCCCTACATGAAGATGGTCTTCCCTCTTCTGATGATCCTGCTGGTGCCTATCAG GACCAGCCTGCTTCCCAGAATAATTGATGCCAAGTACCTGGACATCATGGACGCCCAGCACATGTAG
- the LOC121947958 gene encoding sodium bicarbonate transporter-like protein 11 isoform X2, with amino-acid sequence MEDKKVLHFVPSDAPSTGRSKNGYVFQEMELKDGEQENCEQDSPTKDHIYDNQIQISVSDPESPGFGLLNTTRKYVKPMNFQEEVRAHRDLDGFLAQASILLDEKAATLDEVLKRMLIHVVDEGHESCDPDKVMNSMFTDAGGKEFNVHLLSETIQGVTATSTGIRYQQSWLCILSSVKSLQRRHVCIARLERPQNWGVNCCEARYVILILAPPRTKSTKTAIELGRTFATMFSDISFRQKLLEAKTQEEFKQELVYQRQQLSVITEKPVLEEVEESDPRKGKPLKCKDFFKVGKGIYDDLRRRLPLYPSDFTDGITGKDRCLLKYTTTAIFLYIAILLPAIAFGSLNDESTRGEIDVQKTIVGQSIGGVIYSLFAGSPLVIPLTTAPLAIFISVIRGICDDYDLDFDAFYACIGLWNSLFLILGGLFNVSLFMKLFKRSTEEVIALFISIAFVGDAVKGTIKIFHHFYHGPILATTNSTVVLQQIKEILEKANNQTGNMLEYHNETAPLMGHAEEHMSVFLPESLVVTTRERPILCLLLMLGTLWLGYALYLIKRSPYLNDKIREVVSDCALPISVVIFSFIGSYLFLDIQLPVFSVHDGPVFNFPPFDKLSGLNTLSAVGLGFLLALLIFIDQNIVISLTHVPEHKLLKGTAFHWDLMLTGFINILMSCLGLPWMHAAFPHSSLHARQLAKVEQHVENGHLYTTIVSVKETRLTSLAANILIGLSAFMLPIPLQWIPKPVLYGLFLYIAATSLDGNQMVDRMALLLKEQTSYPPTHYIRRVPQRKVHYFTGVQMIQLIILCAFGMYPLPYMKMVFPLLMILLVPIRTSLLPRIIDAKYLDIMDAQHM; translated from the exons aCGCTCCGTCCACCGGGAGGTCCAAGAATGGATATGTTTTCCAAGAGATGG AGCTGAAGGACGGGGAACAGGAGAACTGTGAACAGGACTCACCCACCAAGGATCACATCTATGACAACCAGATCCAGAtcagtgtttcag ATCCTGAATCTCCAGGGTTTGGGCTTCTGAACACAACAAGAAAA TATGTGAAGCCGATGAACTTCCAGGAGGAAGTACGTGCCCACAGAGACCTGGACGGCTTCCTGGCCCAGGCGAGCATCCTTTTGGATGAGAAAGCTGCCACACTGGACGAGGTCCTGAAGCGAATGCTAATTCATGTAGTGGATGAAGGCCACGAGAGCTGCGATCCTGACAAGGTCATGAACTCGATGTTCACAGACGCAGGAGGGAAGGAGTTTAATG TTCACCTTCTGTCAGAGACCATTCAGGGTGTGACGGCCACTTCCACTGGCATTCGTTACCAGCAGTCCTGGCTCTGTATTCT CTCCAGTGTGAAGAGCCTGCAGAGACGTCATGTCTGCATCGCCCGTCTGGAGAGGCCACAGAACTGGGGAGTCAACTGCTGCGAGGCCCGCTATGTCATCCTCATCCTGGCCCCCCCTCGAACG AAAAGCACCAAGACAGCCATCGAGCTTGGCAGAACATTTGCCACGATGTTCTCTGACATTTCCTTCAGACAGAAGCTTCTGGAGGCCAAAACTCAGGAGGAGTTTAAACAGGAGCTGGTGTACCAGCGACAGCAGCTCTCTGTAATCACTGAGAAGCCAGTCTTAGAGGAAGTGGAGGAGTCAGATCCACGTAAAGGGAAACCACTCAAG TGCAAAGATTTCTTTAAAGTTGGTAAAGGCATTTATGATGATCTGCGTCGCAGACTCCCCCTCTACCCCTCAGACTTCACAGATG GTATAACTGGAAAGGACCGCTGTCTACTGAAGTACACTACCACTGCCATTTTCCTCTACATCGCCATTCTGCTGCCTGCCATCGCCTTTGGCTCACTGAATGATGAAAGCACGAGAGGAGAGATAG atgtTCAGAAGACCATTGTCGGTCAAAGCATTGGAGGAGTGATCTATTCTTTGTTTGCCGGCTCACCACTCGTCATTCCACTGACCACTGCACCTCTGGCTATCTTCATAAGTG TGATCAGGGGAATCTGCGACGACTACGACCTTGACTTTGACGCTTTCTATGCCTGCATTGGTTTATGGAACAGTCTGTTCCTCATCCTCGGAGGCTTATTCAATGTCAGCCTGTTTATGAAGCTCTTCAAACG CTCGACAGAAGAAGTTATTGCGCTGTTCATCTCCATAGCGTTTGTCGGGGATGCAGTGAAAGGCACCATCAAAA TTTTTCACCACTTCTACCACGGGCCCATACTGGCGACCACAAACAGCACGGTGGTGCTTCAGCAGATTAAAGAGATTCTAGAGAAGGCGAACAACCAGACGGGAAACATGCTCGAGTATCATAACGAGACCGCGCCGCTGATGGGACACGCAGAGGAACACATGTCAGTCTTCCTGCCCGAGTCTCTGGTGGTGACCACAAGGGAAAGACCCATCCTCTGTCTGCTGCTCATGCTGGGGACTCTGTGGCTGGGCTACGCCCTCTACCTCATCAAGAGGAG CCCGTATCTGAATGACAAAATCAGAGAGGTGGTGTCTGACTGCGCTCTGCCGATCTCTGTGGTGATATTCTCCTTCATTGGCTCCTACCTCTTCCTTGACATACAGC TTCCTGTGTTCAGTGTCCACGATGGCCCTGTCTTCAACTTCCCTCCATTTGATAAGCTGTCAGGACTGAACACGCTGAGCGCAGTCGGACTGGGTTTCCTCCTCGCTTTGCTCATCTTTATCGACCAGAACATCGTCATCTCACTCACGCACGTACCAGAACACAA GTTGCTAAAAGGCACAGCGTTCCACTGGGACTTAATGCTGACTGGCTTCATCAACATCCTCATGTCCTGTCTGGGGTTGCCATGGATGCACGCTGCCTTCCCACATTCCTCCCTGCACGCCCGTCAGCTGGCCAAAGTGGAACAGCACGTAGAGAACGGACACCTCTACACGAC AATTGTCAGTGTGAAGGAGACACGTCTGACCTCGCTGGCAGCTAACATCCTGATCGGCCTGTCTGCGTTCATGCTGCCCATTCCCCTGCAGTGGATCCCCAAGCCCGTCCTCTACGGCCTCTTCCTCTACATCGCAGCCACTTCGCTTGATGGGAACCAGATGGTGGACCGCATGGCCCTGCTGCTGAAGGAACAG ACCTCTTATCCTCCCACTCACTACATTCGCCGCGTGCCTCAGAGGAAGGTCCACTACTTCACAGGGGTTCAGATGATCCAGCTGATCATCCTGTGTGCATTTGGGATGTATCCGCTGCCCTACATGAAGATGGTCTTCCCTCTTCTGATGATCCTGCTGGTGCCTATCAG GACCAGCCTGCTTCCCAGAATAATTGATGCCAAGTACCTGGACATCATGGACGCCCAGCACATGTAG